Within Anopheles nili chromosome 3, idAnoNiliSN_F5_01, whole genome shotgun sequence, the genomic segment gactgatgcacggatgccgagccaccgttgcactgaggcacagatacacacatgcacagaggcacagtagcgtagacgcacgagaggcacagagatacaggagcacagttgcatagaggcacagagaacaggagcaccgatgcatagaggcacagtttcacagaggtatcgggtgcactggattgtacactggtatagtaaaactgatgcatagatgtacagcggcactgatcgtctgatgtccacagatagcagagaggcactgatcgactgatgcacggatgccgagccaccgttgcactgaggcacagatacacacatgcacagaggcacagtagcgtagacgcacgagaggcacagagatacaggagcacagttgcatagaggcacagagaacaggagcaccgatgcatagaggcacagtttcacagaggtatcgggtgcactggattgtacactggtatagtaaaactgatgcatagatgtacagcggcactgatcgtctgatgtccacagatagcagagaggcactgatcgactgatgcacggatgccgagccaccgttgcactgaggcacagatacacacatgcacagaggcacagtagcgtagacgcacgagaggcacagagatacaggagcacagttgcatagaggcacagagaacaggagcaccgatgcatagaggcacagtttcacagaggtatcgggtgcactggattgtacactggtatagtaaaactgatgcatagatgtacagcggcactgatcgactgatgtccacagatagcagagaggcactgatcgactgatgcacggatgccgagccaccgttgcactgaggcacagatacacacatgcacagaggcacagtagcgtagacgcacgagaggcacagagatacaggagcacagttgcatagaggcacagagaacaggagcaccgatgcatagaggcacagtttcacagaggtatcgggtgcactggattgtacactggtatagtaaaactgatgcatagatgtacagcggcactgatcgactgatgtccacagatagcagagaggcactgatcgactgatgcacggatgccgagccaccgttgcactgaggcacagatacacacatgcacagaggcacagtagcgtagacgcacgagaggcacagagatacaggagcacagttgcatagaggcacagagaacaggagcaccgatgcatagaggcacagtttcacagaggtatcgggtgcactggattgtacactggtatagtaaaactgatgcatagatgtacagcggcactgatcgactgatgtccacagatagcagagaggcactgatcgactgatgcacggatgccgagccaccgttgcactgaggcacagacacacagaggcacagagggatagacgcacgcacgcacacacatacaaacagaAGGACAAAGCGAGATACAGATAGAGAGACACAGACACAgacgcatacacgcacgcaggcataataattttttgttctttaaagggttggatccgacgcctcctgaaGGCTACTATAGGCTCTCCTCCCCAACTCCTACTCAATACGTCCGCGACGTACAGAACGGTAACTTGTCGTCTAAATATCCaagcttgggtatacggggaaacccacccccttgggcggatggacGATAAGGCTGAATTGAGAGGGGGATTAGACTGGTACTAGCAAGTAGTTCATCCCTGAGCGTCTATTCTCCAGGTTAGGAGCGGCGCGAACCAGCGTCTGTTatccatgtcaggggcggctgtaCACTTTGTCTTGGCATTCTACGAGACGTAAAACAgctaggatgcgttgttccaccggcgacgagctagctgagctgtatggtgAGTCAgatatcctgacggtggcgaaggccggcgcacgcacacacatacagagagagacaggGATATctaaagagagacagagaaagacaAAGACTGGCATAGAGAGACAGACtgtgacagagagagacaaagagaggcAGAGTGCATTTGATCACTTTTTAAAATCCATTAGAATTGAAGACAGACAACAGCTATTAAGGACAAattacaacagcaacaaacaaattagTGTCCAGAAAGGGTCAGCGATAATCTAACACCATAACTAGTAGGGTACGGACCTCATAACATAAGCCAACTGATTTTTTACACAGTTCAGAGACCAACGTCTTGAAATGCCGAGATTTATCCATTCTAAACACGTTTGAATACTGATAGGCATCCTCGAAATTTCGtctggttaaaataaaaacgtagaAGCTTTATTACTCTAATCAATTTAACTActgattttttcgtttttttcgtttgttgtcatatgatttaatttactagttgaataaaagtaaacaagAGACCTTTGAGCTAACCCATTTTTTAAACATGTCACCAATCCATGGGTCATGAATACATACATGTAATCCAATTTTCAGGGTCCTGTCAAAAAATGGTTGGGGGGTGgtatatattgagtttttaccgtcacttctaatatattcaaaggttgaccacttctttataTGCTCGACTGTCtagtcatatgccttacagtgaaatacactggatacaaccgtccacttcAAGAAGCCACGATTGTATACTATTTACGCCCCGTTAAGTTTAATCTATTCCATTTCTATCTTGTCCTAGAAACGTCAAAATTGCTCCCATGAAGTGAAATGATGCACTGTCAGATGGCGCAGGCAGGACCAACCTTTCCCACGCGTACGGCTTTGCTGTCAATGGCAAGTTTTCatgtcgaagaagaagaagtaagcAACAGAACAGAAATAAATAGtgtcgaaaaatgaaaacgcacTTGGCCCATCGAAGTAGAAAACTCGTAATTTCACGATTCCGTCGCTAACGCGAGTGATAGTGGGTCACCGCGCTGCTAGTTGGTCGGTGTATTCGTGCATCCGACGTAGTGCAGCAGGCGTTTACTCGCGTCGCGTGCGTGGACCCATTTCGGGTCTCAATTCTCAGGGTGGTGGTTCTGTGTCATCCGAATCGTGCGTCAGttgcgtgttttgtgtgtgcggggcATTGCGACAAAACAGCGTAAAACGATCAGCTGCCTAACGGTCAGCGGCGCCAGCTAGGTGTCGTCCGAGAAGGCGTCACCCCGACGGGTGCGATAGGTCACGGCAGGGCCCCGTACGTTGTTTTCCACTAGGCATCGCGTCAACGAGGCGAGCGGATGGGAAATTGCacaattgatttttctctacCCTTAAGTGCCATCTACCGTACTGCTGGGGCGTAAGCGtgtggcaacaacaacaaattaACGAACGCACGCCCAGAAGGGCAGCGCGTGACCGGAGTTTCTTTCCGCCGAACGAGAGTGGAGGGTCTCTGCCTTTGCCTTACTACCACCAGGACAGCGCTAGGATCCGCACCGAACATGGAGGAGAAGCTGTTCACCAGCGTCGAGGAGGAGTGTCTGTACTGGAAGGAGCGGTGCCTGAAGGTGTCGCAGGAGCGGGACGATGCGCAACGGGAGTTCGATGACTTCACCACCGAATCGCGCCAGCTGGAGGCCGAGCTAGAGATGACGGTCGAACAGCAGGAGAAGAAGATACGCGATCTGAACCAGCTGGTGAATCAGCTGCACAGCGAGAATGAATCGTACAAGCGGAAGATGCAGTACACGGAGAACGAAACCAACAAAATCGATGCCGACTATCGGCAGCTGGCGAAGGACAACGAAAAACTAAAGGTAAGTAgttctgcttttcttttttttattcgtcagTGTCCGTACGAATGTGTAACTTTTCGTTGTCGTTCTGGCGCGTCTCGTTTTAGGTGTACATACGCGAGTTGGAACAGAAAAATGACGATCTCGAACGTGCGAATCGCGTTGCTAGCGAGAGTGTGGCCGAGTTCGAGTCGATGCTGAACCAGGCGTACGAAAAGAACGCCCTGCTTGAACTGGAGGTGGACGAGAAAGAACGCATGCAGATCAAACTGCAGCGGTTAATGGACGAGGCGCGTGATTTGAAGCAGGAGCTGAAGGTGCGCACCCTGAAACCGGACGAACACGGTGAGCAGCCGGAAGGAGCGGGTGACGAAAGTGCCAGCAAGGACGACATGGGCAAGCCACCGGAACCATCAGACGATCACGGATcgaccacaaccaccaccatcgcgacAGCAGTGACATCGGGAGTGAGCCCACAGCAGCTAAATAACGCGTGTCCTGAAAGCGGGACGTTATCCATGGACGGGAGCAATCTGGCCGGAACGAAGCTAGAGACGCTCAACAACAACCTGAACGCTGCCAGCCGGCAGCGAAGTACGCTCGTATCCCCACCGGTGAAGCTGTCGGCTAGTAAGCTGAGCGATTACGGTCGCGAAACGCCCGCCGATCGGCAGGACAACAAAACGCTCGATGGTGTCGCTGGAGTCGACGGTACCACGAAGGACCACGTGCTTTTGTCACCCTCCAGCCAGCTGATAAttgaacgaaacggaaacacgACCCCTTCGATGGCCCTCGTGCctggtgggttgggtggactTAACGCACCCATGGCACCGAGTGATCGTGTGTCGACGCTCAACATTGTCGCTGATCTGCTGCGGCGGTTGGACAACATGGAGGCGAAGCTGAAGGCGTGGAAAATTCGCAAACCCGCATCGAGGACGGCAACGGCAGGGATTGGACCGAATGCGCCAACGAACCACCGACAGTCCCTGCACACCAGCCACACCGTCTCGAACCTGCACCATCCCAGCAGCCATCATCACcatagcaacagcagccaccATTACCAAAGCAACCACGCGGATAGTAATCTCTCTCTCAACTCGCTCGGTTCCGGTGATGGGACGCTGCTAACCGGGAGCTGCTGCAGTAACGgacccaccagcaccaccgggaACGTGCAGTTGCACTCGTACCAACCCAGCACCATCACGATCGGTACCCAGACGTCCCTGCACCAGCCCGCACCAACGCTGGCACCAAAAACGGAGCTATTGCGAACGAACAAGTAATGGCCGGTCATGACGACTAGAGAAGGCGACACAATTTGCGCTAGGAAGCTAAAACCGTACACAAAACCGCCGgacggggtgtgtgtgtgtgtgtagagtggaagagagaagagagagagagagagagagagagagagtctgTGTGCCAGGCACACCAAATGCCGTTGGTATTTAGTGAAGGACGGCAGGCCACACCTGCTTCGTTtcccgggtgtgtgtgttccttgTACCATGCCGGTTCGGTGGTATTTTAGTTGAATCAGCCACCATTTTTGCCGCTAGTTGCTTACCGCCCGCTTGTTTGCACGATGTGAATTGTTTTAATCGTTATTTATCGGTTACGATTTTAATAGGTAACACCCCCGTCCTCAGTTTGTACATATAGAACAGAGTAACGCGCGATGAGGAGGAAAAGCTGAACAAGAAGAGACCGTCAGTAGAGCTTGCGACAGGCTCGTAGCATAGTTTATTCCGGACATTCGCTTCAACGGCACCAGCGTTTGTGCTTCGTTTTCCACAAGTTCCCATGCGAATCCTGGTGTGACATCCGATGGTGAGCTTTATGAGCCACTGACTGGTAGAGAGGGATGCCGACCGCAGGTTTAGGTTAGATGCAGAAAACCCGATCGCGTGCGACCCCCGCACTCAGTATAGGAATAGGATAGGCAAATCGAGGCATTGCGGTTGATGTTGTTTGACCTTCCCTCCGGTTTACGTTACCACAACACAATGCGGGAGAGCGATGGCATAGGGAGGATTCCAGAAGGAAGGGGGAGTTGCGATCCTGGTGCGAAATTATTAACTTAGTTGCGCGTCCCGTATTAAATTACTTTTGACAACTGTTTTGGGACCCTTATCGTGCGTAAATGTGTGGTGTTTTGAACGCTCTCTGCCGATTAGAATCAGCTAGACCCGTCCCTTTGCTACCtgcgtttgcgttttattttgtacagATTTATCGCCCGTAAAAGGAACAAGGGAGCTTTATTTGACACGAACGGACGCGGGCGGGACACAATGCTTGCGCGAGAGGGAACACAAAGCTAGGGAACGTGTGATGAAGATGCtgtggaatgcaaaaaaagcgaTAGGAGTGCGATaatactatatatatatatacaattaATTACTCACCATAATTGCAATAACAACGGGCGGAGCATGAACCGGATGCTCAGAGAGTATCGGGTGGGGTGGAGACTGTCCACGATCGGGCTACGGAAGCTGCTGCAGTTCGTAGAAACCGACCATCCGCCGGTCGCCCCGCGAAATGTACAACCGAGCAAAACAGCGCTAGGGCTTGTGTAATTGAATTTAGGAACTAGTGAAataatgaaagcgaaaaactaATACttcggaaaagaaaagagcgtATTTAGAGAAATAAAGTGCGAAAGGTATAAGAGAATATAAATAACAACGGCAAACAATGCGGTAAAAAGAGATgcggagaaacaaaaactgcaCGCTAGACAAGTGATTACGACTTACGCATAATAAAGGCTATATTTattcaaacgaaaaatataaacaacacgtggcatttgtttgttttgtttttaaaacgaAATATCCGAAATTTCCGCTTCCACTAGCTCGAGCACGTGGTCCGAGTTGCGCGCGCAAAATAAGCTCAACGCGCGCGCTCCGATCGCCAAAGGtcgttttttcgcttccgatTTCGAACTCCAAAAAGTCGGAtttgtaacaggagcgcaggaattTCAAGAGGTTACGGGTTCATTTTCACGAGGTTCATTTTGGGGGTGTTCATTTTTGGAGTGTTCATTTAGGGGTGTTCATTTTTGGAGTGTTCATTTTGGGGGTTCATTTTCGGAGTGTTCATTTTGAGGTGTTCATTTTGGGTTGTTCATTTTTGGAGTGTTCATTTTGGGGTGTTCATTTTTGAGGTGTTCATTTTGGGGTGTTCATCGCCGAAAAACTGGTACTACCTCCTGATGTCATGCGACCCTGTTACAAatgtgaaatttttcggtcgACGCCGCGTTTCAAAAATTTCTTCGATCGCGTCCGTTCCGGGCAGCGGCGTGCGCACGTTTCGGATTCGTTTTCTGCGATCGATTTTCGTGATTGTCatcgtgttttctttcacatttCCCATTCAAAAAGCGcagaaacaacagaaaaaaaattctcaaAGGAAAATTGCGAAAAACAGCAGCCGAGAGGAgcgaattttctttcaaatacGGTATatggttttccacgaaataaaagcgttttgtttcattgtttaACTGAACATCTAGTGAATTATTATTCCGTTTTCCTTTATTAAttcattaaatatttttcataactttttctgaaaaaaatgtatatatataaatatatagtAAATGTATATTGTTATTCTGTTCTTTTCGTCCCTTCCTGCTACACTTTCGCCCTCTCACGCTCGCtctgtgtttatgtgtgtttctCGGTGTGGATGTGAGTGTGCATGCTGCAGTGTGTGATCCTCGTAATTGCTAGTattgttttctcttccttctgGTATCGcattcttcttgttttttactAATACACTACATGAAAATATTACTTCCGGCCGCTGCCAGGATACTCCTATTAAGCCCGCTCGATTCGCAACGGCGTTACAAGATTGGCTCGGTGGCggttctctcgctttttccctctttctctctgtttctctcttgctctctctatTTTCCTGCAGCTCACAACGTCGTGTGTGGtcattgtttatgtttttgtttgttttctggcttttccgttcgctctatttatttatttacgcgCTACACGATGCttaatttttggtttcactttcacgcgCCTCGTCCCCGATGTTTCCGTTCACTCGAAGGATCAGGCTTTACTTTAGctgaaattaaaaccaactGTGTCCTTAAAATCATCTCGATCAAGCAGGCGATGGGCGTGTGTTGatgagtgagtgtgtttggtCCTGTTGCAAGCGAGAGACGTCGTCAAATTTCCATCAAAGCAAGCTGCCATCGAGGAGGAGAGGTCTATTCGAAGAATTTGCCGGTGTTTGTTCGCTTCGTTAGGGTTTTCTTTGCAGCGGAAGTTGGTTTGGAAATTCGTTTCCGCACGGCCGCATTCCCTAAAGGACATCCGCCTAACTACCCATCGCTCGTTGGTGTGTGACTAGTTTTTAACGTGTGTGTATTAATTCCTCGTGTATTATGCGTTGCTGGTCCTGCtgcgttttcatttgttttgtgtgtttttgttgcgtgtttttaacatttccaatttttaatccatttttcattccttctcAACAACACCTTCTCTCGTTTGGCGGTTAGAtcagtgtgggtgtgtgcataCGTTTTTTCCGTCTTCCCTCTATACTTAATCATAATTTCCCATCCGCCAGCCAATTCTGCGCGTTCTGTCGTGGTGCACCGCAACCCGTACAACATGGGAACACAATTG encodes:
- the LOC128726290 gene encoding nuclear distribution protein nudE-like 1-A, which translates into the protein MEEKLFTSVEEECLYWKERCLKVSQERDDAQREFDDFTTESRQLEAELEMTVEQQEKKIRDLNQLVNQLHSENESYKRKMQYTENETNKIDADYRQLAKDNEKLKVYIRELEQKNDDLERANRVASESVAEFESMLNQAYEKNALLELEVDEKERMQIKLQRLMDEARDLKQELKVRTLKPDEHGEQPEGAGDESASKDDMGKPPEPSDDHGSTTTTTIATAVTSGVSPQQLNNACPESGTLSMDGSNLAGTKLETLNNNLNAASRQRSTLVSPPVKLSASKLSDYGRETPADRQDNKTLDGVAGVDGTTKDHVLLSPSSQLIIERNGNTTPSMALVPGGLGGLNAPMAPSDRVSTLNIVADLLRRLDNMEAKLKAWKIRKPASRTATAGIGPNAPTNHRQSLHTSHTVSNLHHPSSHHHHSNSSHHYQSNHADSNLSLNSLGSGDGTLLTGSCCSNGPTSTTGNVQLHSYQPSTITIGTQTSLHQPAPTLAPKTELLRTNK